One segment of Burkholderia multivorans ATCC BAA-247 DNA contains the following:
- a CDS encoding YbfB/YjiJ family MFS transporter — MSRSDASSAAVHPHASRDADRRARAAALACMVGLAVALGVGRFAFTPLLPLMLADGSLGLEAGSWLASANYAGYFVGAVSCAALRVPPARMVRVGLAATVLLTAAMGVGHLLPVWLAVRFVAGVVSAWTFVFVSQWGLRRLAELHAPAWSGVIYAGPGAGIVLTGLIGSALAGHRATLGWLGFAALSAGLSAAIWRTFGTASAAAPAPAAGTAAHAAAATPAAVHDARRARVDAGWLIVLYGMPGFGYIITATFLPVIARAALPAGSPWPDLFWPMFGAALIVGAIAAARLPAHWDNRLLLAGGCAMQALGIAAGIVWPNTAGFAIGSALLGLPFTAITLFAMREARRLHGERAAGLMGYATASYGIGQILGPLVAAPLTARFGSFSPALWVAAAALLAGAAGFAATAAAARVRR, encoded by the coding sequence ATGTCCCGTTCCGATGCGTCGTCCGCCGCCGTCCACCCGCATGCGTCGCGTGACGCCGATCGCCGTGCGCGCGCGGCGGCGCTCGCCTGCATGGTCGGACTCGCGGTCGCGCTCGGCGTCGGCCGGTTCGCGTTCACGCCGCTGCTGCCGCTGATGCTCGCCGACGGCTCGCTCGGGCTCGAAGCCGGCAGCTGGCTCGCGTCGGCGAACTATGCGGGGTATTTCGTCGGCGCGGTCAGCTGCGCGGCGCTGCGCGTGCCGCCCGCGCGGATGGTGCGCGTCGGGCTCGCCGCCACGGTGCTGCTGACGGCCGCGATGGGCGTCGGTCATCTGCTGCCGGTCTGGCTCGCGGTGCGCTTCGTCGCCGGCGTCGTCAGCGCGTGGACGTTCGTGTTCGTGTCGCAGTGGGGGCTGCGGCGGCTCGCCGAGCTCCATGCGCCCGCGTGGAGCGGCGTCATCTATGCGGGGCCGGGCGCCGGCATCGTGCTGACCGGGCTGATCGGCAGCGCGCTCGCGGGCCATCGCGCGACGCTCGGCTGGCTCGGCTTCGCGGCGCTGTCGGCAGGGCTGTCCGCTGCGATCTGGCGCACTTTCGGCACCGCCTCGGCGGCCGCGCCGGCACCGGCCGCCGGCACGGCGGCGCACGCGGCGGCGGCGACGCCGGCCGCGGTCCACGACGCGCGCCGCGCGCGGGTCGACGCCGGCTGGCTGATCGTGCTGTACGGGATGCCGGGCTTCGGCTACATCATCACGGCGACGTTTCTGCCCGTGATCGCGCGCGCTGCGCTGCCGGCCGGCTCGCCGTGGCCCGACCTGTTCTGGCCGATGTTCGGCGCGGCGCTGATCGTCGGCGCAATTGCGGCCGCGCGGCTGCCCGCGCACTGGGACAACCGGCTGCTGCTGGCCGGCGGCTGTGCGATGCAGGCGCTCGGGATCGCGGCCGGCATCGTATGGCCGAACACGGCCGGCTTCGCGATCGGCAGCGCGCTGCTCGGGTTGCCGTTCACCGCGATCACGCTGTTCGCGATGCGCGAGGCGCGGCGTCTGCACGGCGAGCGCGCGGCGGGGCTGATGGGCTATGCGACCGCCTCGTACGGAATCGGGCAGATTCTCGGCCCGCTCGTCGCGGCGCCGCTGACCGCGCGCTTCGGATCGTTCTCGCCCGCGCTGTGGGTCGCGGCGGCCGCGCTGCTCGCCGGCGCGGCCGGTTTCGCCGCGACCGCCGCCGCCGCGCGCGTGCGCCGCTGA
- a CDS encoding branched-chain amino acid ABC transporter permease, with translation MHAFALQAFNGLSYGLLLFMLSAGLTLIFSVQGVLNFAHASFYMLGAYVGYSIALRAGFWPALVLAPLAVGALGAACERTLLRRVQARGHTGELLLTFGLAYLIGEVAKLAWGLAPLPAPVPASFEGAPVTVFGLALPRYRLFMMTMSAAMLIALGALLRTSRLGLVVRAALTHRAAVEALGYDVPRLMTLLFGAGTALAALAGVIGAPLAVIEPALAETVGSVVFAVVVIGGLGSLGGAFVASLAVGFAQTFAASSDVTLRTLAQAAGIALPDGVAAVSIAQLAPLVPYLLLVAVLVARPRGLFGERADA, from the coding sequence GTGCACGCATTCGCGCTCCAGGCGTTCAACGGCCTCAGCTACGGCTTGCTGCTGTTCATGCTGTCGGCCGGCCTCACGCTGATCTTCAGCGTGCAGGGCGTGCTCAACTTCGCCCATGCGAGCTTCTACATGCTCGGCGCATACGTCGGCTACAGCATCGCGCTGCGTGCGGGCTTCTGGCCGGCGCTCGTGCTCGCGCCGCTCGCGGTCGGCGCGCTCGGCGCGGCATGCGAGCGCACGCTGCTGCGCCGCGTGCAGGCGCGCGGCCATACCGGCGAACTGCTGCTGACTTTCGGGCTGGCCTATCTGATCGGCGAGGTCGCCAAGCTCGCGTGGGGGCTCGCGCCGCTGCCCGCGCCGGTGCCCGCGTCGTTCGAGGGCGCACCCGTGACCGTGTTCGGGCTCGCGCTGCCGCGCTATCGGCTGTTCATGATGACGATGTCGGCGGCGATGCTGATCGCGCTCGGCGCGCTGCTGCGTACGTCGCGGCTCGGGCTCGTCGTGCGCGCGGCGCTCACGCATCGCGCGGCCGTCGAGGCGCTCGGCTACGACGTGCCGCGGCTGATGACGCTGCTGTTCGGCGCCGGCACCGCGCTTGCCGCGCTGGCCGGCGTGATCGGCGCGCCGCTTGCCGTGATCGAGCCCGCGCTCGCGGAGACGGTCGGCTCGGTCGTGTTCGCCGTCGTCGTGATCGGCGGGCTCGGCTCGCTCGGCGGCGCGTTCGTCGCGTCGCTCGCGGTCGGCTTCGCCCAGACGTTCGCCGCGTCGAGCGACGTCACGCTGCGCACGCTCGCGCAAGCGGCCGGCATTGCGCTGCCGGACGGCGTCGCGGCCGTATCGATCGCGCAGCTGGCGCCGCTGGTGCCGTACCTGCTGCTCGTCGCGGTGCTGGTCGCGCGGCCGCGCGGATTGTTCGGCGAGCGTGCCGATGCGTAG
- a CDS encoding NUDIX domain-containing protein yields the protein MTTADYRFCPRCASPLIERADPDHEGGRLRQACPDDACGYVHWNNPLPVVAAIVELDGKILLARNAAWPEGMFALITGFLEHGETPEDGIAREVREETGLNAEQIALVGVYEFIRKNELIIAYHVRASGTVTLSPELLEYRLVDPPLLRPWRAGTGYALADWMRARGLDFQFVDRPGQ from the coding sequence ATGACCACTGCCGACTACCGTTTCTGCCCGCGCTGCGCGAGCCCGCTGATCGAACGCGCCGATCCCGACCACGAGGGCGGCCGCCTGCGCCAGGCGTGTCCCGACGATGCATGCGGCTACGTGCACTGGAACAATCCGCTGCCGGTGGTTGCCGCGATCGTCGAGCTCGACGGCAAGATCCTGCTCGCGCGCAACGCGGCCTGGCCGGAAGGGATGTTCGCGCTGATCACCGGCTTCCTCGAGCACGGCGAAACGCCCGAGGACGGCATCGCGCGCGAAGTGCGCGAGGAAACCGGGCTGAACGCCGAGCAGATCGCGCTGGTCGGCGTCTACGAATTCATCCGCAAGAACGAGCTGATCATCGCGTATCACGTGCGCGCGTCGGGCACCGTCACGCTGTCGCCGGAGCTGCTCGAATACCGGCTCGTCGATCCGCCGCTGCTGCGCCCGTGGCGCGCGGGCACCGGCTACGCGCTCGCCGACTGGATGCGTGCGCGCGGCCTCGATTTCCAGTTCGTCGACCGTCCCGGTCAATGA
- a CDS encoding LysR family transcriptional regulator, with protein sequence MDLAALAIFRAVVRENGVTRAAAKLNRVQSNVTTRIKQLEEELGAALFVRDGRRLVLTPAGRTLLPYAERLLALADEARDAVREDTPRGRLRLGTMESTAASRLPAVLARYHHAWPDVSLELVTGTTGWLIDRVREFDVDAALFARPPAPDTLPDTFETVPVFREELVLLTPRGHPPVRTPRDVILPTLIAFERGCTYRKYVEQWYAEYGLKPARVLELGSYHAIVACVAAGAGIAVAPRSVLDLQPETDNVAQHAIAGFGAIDTLLAWRHGYESAALAALRDALTDAAPTAADGDKRAATIAA encoded by the coding sequence ATGGATCTGGCGGCGCTGGCGATTTTCCGCGCGGTCGTGCGCGAGAACGGCGTGACGCGCGCGGCGGCCAAGCTCAATCGCGTGCAGTCGAACGTGACCACGCGCATCAAGCAGCTCGAGGAGGAACTCGGCGCGGCGCTGTTCGTGCGCGACGGCCGCCGGCTCGTGCTGACGCCGGCCGGCCGCACGTTGCTCCCGTATGCGGAGCGGCTGCTCGCGCTGGCCGACGAAGCGCGCGATGCGGTGCGCGAGGACACGCCGCGCGGCCGGCTGCGGCTCGGCACGATGGAAAGCACGGCCGCGAGCCGGCTGCCGGCCGTGCTCGCGCGCTATCACCATGCCTGGCCGGACGTGTCGCTCGAACTCGTCACGGGCACGACGGGCTGGCTGATCGACCGCGTGCGCGAGTTCGACGTCGACGCCGCGCTGTTCGCGCGGCCGCCCGCGCCCGACACGCTGCCCGACACGTTCGAGACCGTGCCGGTGTTCCGCGAGGAACTCGTGCTGCTCACGCCGCGCGGCCATCCGCCGGTGCGCACGCCGCGCGACGTGATCCTGCCGACGCTGATCGCGTTCGAACGCGGCTGTACGTACCGGAAGTACGTCGAGCAGTGGTATGCCGAATACGGGCTGAAGCCCGCGCGCGTGCTGGAGCTCGGCTCGTATCACGCGATCGTCGCGTGCGTCGCGGCCGGTGCCGGCATCGCGGTCGCCCCGCGCTCGGTGCTCGACCTGCAGCCGGAGACGGACAACGTCGCGCAACACGCGATTGCCGGATTCGGCGCGATCGATACGCTGCTCGCGTGGCGGCACGGCTATGAATCGGCTGCCCTCGCCGCGTTGCGCGACGCGTTGACCGATGCCGCGCCGACCGCAGCCGACGGCGACAAACGTGCGGCCACGATAGCGGCGTAA
- the iolB gene encoding 5-deoxy-glucuronate isomerase, translated as MTISPLLIKAAAGREICNVTPESAGWQHVGFRALRLKAGDAETLDTGTRELCVVVLTGTVRAEVDDDTYDALGKRDSVFEPVSPDALYVPGGKTVTLVATRDAEVALCTAPYASGDKRVLRLDGERMRRTVRGQGTNTRYVCDILMGDNPAADRLLVVEVVTPASHSSSYPPHKHDRDAAPDETSLEETYYHRIDPPQGFAFQRVYTDDRSLDEACAVENHDVVMVPRGYHPVVAPHGYNLYYLNVMAGPSRAWAFKNDPAHEWMLDATPAR; from the coding sequence ATGACGATTTCACCCCTCTTGATCAAGGCCGCCGCCGGCCGCGAAATCTGCAACGTCACGCCCGAATCCGCGGGCTGGCAGCATGTCGGCTTTCGCGCGCTACGCCTGAAGGCCGGCGACGCGGAAACGCTCGACACCGGCACGCGCGAACTCTGCGTCGTCGTGCTGACCGGCACCGTGCGCGCCGAAGTCGACGACGACACGTACGACGCGCTCGGCAAGCGCGACAGCGTATTCGAACCCGTGTCGCCCGACGCGCTCTACGTGCCGGGCGGCAAGACCGTCACGCTGGTCGCGACGCGCGATGCCGAAGTCGCGCTCTGCACGGCGCCGTATGCGAGCGGCGACAAGCGCGTGCTGCGCCTCGACGGCGAACGGATGCGGCGCACGGTGCGCGGCCAGGGCACCAATACGCGCTACGTCTGCGACATCCTGATGGGCGACAACCCGGCCGCGGATCGACTGCTCGTCGTCGAGGTCGTCACGCCAGCGAGCCATTCGAGCAGCTATCCGCCGCACAAGCACGACCGCGACGCGGCGCCGGACGAGACGTCGCTCGAGGAAACGTACTACCACCGCATCGATCCGCCGCAGGGCTTCGCTTTCCAGCGCGTGTACACGGACGACCGCAGCCTCGACGAAGCCTGCGCGGTCGAGAACCACGACGTCGTGATGGTGCCGCGCGGCTATCACCCGGTCGTCGCGCCGCACGGCTACAACCTGTACTACCTGAACGTGATGGCCGGACCGAGCCGTGCGTGGGCGTTCAAGAACGATCCCGCACACGAATGGATGCTCGACGCGACACCGGCCCGCTGA
- a CDS encoding heme-degrading domain-containing protein, which translates to MGMPFTHREPAPFDDDAADVTLPCFNADVARRLGEIATNLARRRGQPIAVGIVGTHAPLFYCALDGSGAADCEAIRRRQNTVLRFALSSRAVGATFRRTGQSLQSLGLSDDDYALDGGGVPLRIAGARLVGALAIAGLDAERNHALAVESLRWHVGAHARASGA; encoded by the coding sequence ATGGGAATGCCGTTTACGCACCGCGAACCCGCGCCGTTCGACGACGACGCGGCCGACGTGACGCTGCCGTGCTTCAACGCGGACGTCGCACGCCGGCTCGGCGAAATCGCGACCAACCTCGCCCGGCGCCGCGGGCAGCCGATCGCGGTCGGCATCGTCGGCACGCATGCGCCGCTGTTCTACTGCGCGCTCGACGGCAGCGGCGCGGCGGACTGCGAGGCGATCCGCCGCCGGCAAAACACGGTGCTGCGCTTCGCGCTCAGTTCGCGCGCCGTCGGCGCGACGTTCCGGCGCACCGGCCAGTCGCTGCAGTCGCTCGGGCTGTCGGACGACGACTATGCGCTCGACGGCGGCGGCGTGCCGTTGCGGATCGCCGGTGCGCGGCTCGTCGGCGCGCTCGCGATCGCGGGTCTCGACGCCGAACGCAATCACGCGCTCGCCGTCGAGAGCCTGCGCTGGCACGTCGGTGCGCACGCACGCGCGAGCGGCGCGTAA
- a CDS encoding ABC transporter ATP-binding protein, with the protein MSGTAVALRGIVLRFGARTVLDGIDLDVAAGERHALIGPNGAGKSTLFNVIGGALRPTRGRVMLHGVELRGRGPVIASRLGVGRSFQQTSAFARLSVFDNLRCAALHAPAERRRWWNRLRESASVDRAAARVMEDVGLEARRDTPAADLAYAEQRALDLGIALASGARTLLLDEPTAGMNRDQAARMIALIRATTLGRTVLMIEHDMDAVFGFAERVTVLVRGAIVATGAPDAIRADAAVRAAYLGEGTR; encoded by the coding sequence ATGAGCGGCACCGCAGTCGCGCTGCGCGGGATCGTGCTGCGCTTCGGCGCGCGGACGGTGCTCGACGGCATCGACCTCGACGTCGCGGCCGGCGAGCGTCATGCATTGATCGGCCCGAACGGCGCCGGCAAGTCGACGCTGTTCAACGTCATCGGCGGCGCGCTGCGGCCGACGCGCGGGCGCGTGATGCTGCACGGCGTCGAGTTGCGCGGCCGCGGGCCCGTGATCGCGAGCCGGCTCGGCGTCGGCCGCAGTTTTCAGCAGACGAGCGCGTTCGCGCGCCTGAGCGTGTTCGACAATCTGCGCTGCGCGGCGCTGCATGCGCCCGCCGAGCGGCGGCGCTGGTGGAACCGGCTGCGCGAATCGGCGTCGGTCGATCGCGCGGCGGCGCGCGTGATGGAGGACGTCGGCCTCGAGGCACGGCGCGACACGCCGGCCGCCGACCTCGCCTACGCCGAGCAGCGCGCACTCGATCTCGGCATCGCGCTGGCGAGCGGCGCGCGCACGCTGCTGCTCGACGAGCCGACGGCCGGCATGAATCGCGACCAGGCCGCGCGCATGATCGCGCTGATCCGCGCGACCACGCTGGGGCGCACGGTGTTGATGATCGAGCACGACATGGACGCGGTGTTCGGCTTCGCGGAACGCGTCACGGTGCTCGTGCGCGGTGCGATCGTCGCGACCGGCGCACCGGATGCGATCCGCGCGGATGCGGCCGTGCGCGCCGCGTATCTCGGCGAGGGCACCCGATGA
- a CDS encoding branched-chain amino acid ABC transporter permease gives MRSGGTFAAFVRWVLFAGCLVLPAWLWPQGAVLGYLAQTASLVVLALSYNLQLGTTGLLSFGHAAFAGLGAFAAAHWFNRFGGPLPLLPLVGGAAGAGFGFVAGLLATRRAGTAFAMITLGLGECVAAAAWSVPAWFGGIGGVPIDRASGTPWGGWQFGAPAQAYAVIAAWCIASALAMRALTRTPLARLANAVRDNPARVAALGTDPRRVRLAMVTCASFFAGIAGTLTLIDVEIATPDSVSMARSASVLIAAVIGGSGAFFGPAAGAAVLTALSVVVAGMSRAWALYLGVLFVAVVVAAPRGLAGLVDALAHALRRGASASERWRLLCAFGACVFWGIALVAAAELGYAWRFAQDDGPGAAFGAWRIDADTPVGWAVAASAAAIGMLLWGWRARFARADAERRR, from the coding sequence ATGCGTAGCGGCGGCACGTTCGCGGCGTTCGTGCGCTGGGTGCTGTTCGCAGGCTGCCTCGTGCTGCCCGCGTGGCTGTGGCCGCAGGGCGCCGTGCTCGGCTACCTCGCGCAGACGGCATCGCTCGTCGTGCTCGCACTGTCGTACAACCTGCAGCTCGGCACGACCGGGCTGCTGTCGTTCGGCCATGCCGCGTTTGCGGGGCTCGGCGCGTTCGCGGCCGCGCACTGGTTCAACCGCTTCGGCGGCCCGCTGCCGCTGCTGCCGCTCGTCGGCGGCGCGGCCGGCGCAGGCTTCGGCTTCGTCGCCGGGCTGCTCGCGACGCGTCGCGCGGGCACCGCGTTCGCGATGATCACGCTCGGCCTCGGCGAGTGCGTGGCAGCGGCCGCGTGGAGCGTGCCGGCATGGTTCGGCGGGATCGGCGGCGTGCCGATCGATCGCGCGAGCGGCACACCGTGGGGCGGCTGGCAATTCGGCGCACCGGCGCAGGCGTATGCGGTGATTGCCGCATGGTGCATCGCCTCCGCGCTTGCGATGCGCGCGCTGACACGCACGCCGCTTGCGCGGCTCGCGAACGCGGTGCGCGACAACCCGGCGCGCGTCGCGGCGCTCGGCACCGATCCGCGCCGCGTGCGGCTCGCGATGGTCACGTGCGCCTCGTTCTTCGCCGGCATTGCCGGCACGCTGACGCTGATCGACGTCGAGATCGCGACGCCCGACAGCGTATCGATGGCGCGTTCCGCCAGCGTGCTGATTGCTGCCGTGATCGGCGGCAGCGGCGCGTTCTTCGGGCCCGCGGCCGGCGCGGCGGTGCTGACCGCGCTGAGCGTCGTCGTTGCGGGCATGTCGCGCGCGTGGGCGCTCTACCTCGGCGTGCTGTTCGTCGCGGTCGTCGTTGCCGCGCCGCGCGGGCTCGCGGGGCTCGTCGACGCGCTCGCGCACGCGCTGCGTCGCGGCGCATCGGCGAGCGAGCGCTGGCGGCTGCTGTGCGCGTTCGGCGCGTGCGTGTTCTGGGGCATCGCGCTCGTCGCCGCGGCCGAACTCGGCTATGCGTGGCGCTTCGCGCAGGACGACGGCCCGGGCGCCGCGTTCGGCGCATGGCGGATCGACGCCGATACGCCGGTCGGCTGGGCCGTTGCCGCTTCGGCGGCCGCCATCGGCATGCTGCTGTGGGGCTGGCGCGCGCGCTTCGCGCGTGCCGACGCGGAGCGGCGGCGATGA
- a CDS encoding acyl-CoA thioesterase, producing MSDKPQPRPRDAYRHFLPITTRWMDNDVYGHVNNVVYYSYFDTVVNAYLIGAGVLDVERSQTIGLVVETQCNYFAPLVFPQAVDAGLRVAKLGTSSVRYEIGLFAAGEAAPAAQGHFVHVYVDRGTRRPVPLPDALRAALEPLAA from the coding sequence ATGTCCGACAAGCCGCAGCCGCGTCCGCGCGACGCGTATCGCCATTTCCTGCCGATCACGACCCGCTGGATGGACAACGACGTCTACGGGCACGTGAACAACGTCGTCTACTACAGCTACTTCGACACGGTCGTCAACGCGTACCTGATCGGCGCGGGCGTGCTCGACGTCGAGCGCAGCCAGACGATCGGCCTCGTCGTCGAGACGCAGTGCAACTATTTCGCGCCGCTCGTGTTTCCGCAGGCCGTCGATGCGGGGCTGCGCGTCGCGAAGCTCGGCACGTCGAGCGTGCGCTACGAGATCGGGCTGTTCGCGGCCGGCGAGGCCGCGCCCGCCGCGCAGGGGCACTTCGTGCACGTCTACGTCGATCGCGGCACGCGCCGCCCGGTGCCGCTACCCGACGCGCTGCGCGCCGCGCTCGAGCCGCTCGCGGCCTGA
- a CDS encoding ABC transporter ATP-binding protein has translation MSALLDVRALRAWYGHQPVLDGIDLALAPGETLALLGRNGAGRSTLAKAVMGLVRTSGSVRVAGVECVGARTFDIARRGVAYVAESRDVFPLLSVRDNLLLGLRGVGRAAARAELDRLFARFPLLAARADVKAARLSGGEQQVLALVRALAGRPRVLIVDEPAEGLAPLAVDEVRACLAALQADGVAILLIEQRLQLAPRLAHRVAVMGRGTIVYDGALDGLGDDTVRAWLGTG, from the coding sequence ATGAGCGCGCTGCTCGACGTTCGCGCGCTGCGCGCATGGTACGGACATCAGCCGGTGCTCGACGGCATCGACCTCGCGCTCGCGCCGGGCGAGACGCTTGCGCTGCTCGGACGCAACGGCGCCGGCCGCTCGACGCTCGCGAAGGCCGTGATGGGACTCGTGCGCACGAGCGGCTCGGTGCGCGTCGCGGGCGTCGAATGCGTGGGCGCGCGCACCTTCGACATCGCGCGTCGCGGCGTCGCCTATGTTGCCGAAAGCCGCGACGTATTTCCGCTGCTCAGCGTGCGCGACAACCTGCTGCTCGGGCTGCGCGGCGTTGGCCGGGCGGCCGCGCGCGCGGAACTCGACCGGCTGTTCGCGCGCTTTCCGCTGCTGGCTGCACGCGCCGACGTGAAGGCAGCGCGGTTGTCGGGCGGCGAACAACAGGTGCTCGCCCTCGTGCGTGCGCTCGCCGGCCGCCCGCGCGTGCTGATCGTCGACGAACCGGCCGAGGGGCTCGCGCCGCTTGCCGTCGACGAAGTGCGTGCGTGCCTCGCCGCGCTGCAGGCGGACGGCGTCGCGATCCTGCTGATCGAGCAGCGGCTGCAGCTTGCGCCGCGGCTTGCGCATCGCGTCGCGGTGATGGGGCGCGGCACGATCGTCTACGACGGCGCGCTCGACGGCCTCGGCGACGACACCGTGCGCGCCTGGCTCGGCACCGGCTGA
- a CDS encoding glucose 1-dehydrogenase translates to MSKLADKVAIVTGASKGIGAAIAKALAAEGAAVVVNYASSKAGADAVVSAIVEAGGRAIAVGGDVSKAADAQRIVDTAIETYGRLDVLVNNSGIYEFAPIEAITEEHYRKQFDTNVFGLLLTTQAAARHLGEGASIINISSAITSMVPPASAVYSGTKGAVDAITGVLANELAPRKIRVNAINPGLVVTEGTHTTGIIGSDLEKQVLAETPLGRHGAPDDIASVAVFLASNDARWLTGEHLVASGGLR, encoded by the coding sequence ATGAGCAAGCTGGCAGACAAGGTCGCGATCGTCACGGGCGCTTCGAAAGGCATCGGCGCGGCGATTGCAAAGGCGCTGGCCGCCGAAGGCGCGGCGGTCGTCGTCAACTACGCGAGCAGCAAGGCGGGCGCGGATGCGGTCGTGAGCGCGATCGTCGAAGCGGGCGGGCGCGCGATCGCGGTGGGCGGCGACGTGTCGAAGGCGGCCGACGCGCAGCGCATCGTCGACACGGCGATCGAGACGTACGGCCGTCTCGACGTACTCGTGAACAATTCCGGCATCTACGAGTTCGCGCCGATCGAGGCGATTACCGAAGAGCACTACCGCAAGCAGTTCGATACGAACGTGTTCGGCCTGCTGCTGACGACGCAGGCGGCCGCCAGGCATCTCGGCGAAGGCGCGAGCATCATCAACATCAGCTCGGCGATCACGAGCATGGTGCCGCCGGCGAGCGCCGTCTACAGCGGCACGAAGGGCGCGGTCGACGCGATCACCGGTGTGCTCGCGAACGAACTCGCACCGCGCAAGATTCGCGTGAACGCGATCAACCCGGGATTGGTCGTGACCGAAGGCACGCATACGACGGGCATCATCGGTTCGGACCTCGAAAAGCAGGTGCTCGCCGAAACGCCGCTGGGCCGTCACGGCGCGCCGGACGACATCGCATCGGTCGCGGTGTTCCTTGCGTCGAACGACGCGCGCTGGCTGACTGGCGAGCATCTGGTCGCGAGCGGCGGGCTGCGCTGA